A genome region from Bemisia tabaci chromosome 3, PGI_BMITA_v3 includes the following:
- the Arp6 gene encoding actin-related protein 6 codes for MIDNAYILDNGAYSAKVGLSCHEEPKIIPNCIMKAKSERQRPFIGNQIEDCRDASGLFYILPFTKGYLVNWDVQKTVWDYILSNDCCPSNFSESPVIITEPYFNFNPIKEAMSEIFFEEYECQSFLRVNAGDLSVYHYNHDNPGTLCVLLVETGYSFTHIVPYIQGKKIRNKIRRIDVGGKILTNHIKEIISYRQLHVMDETYVMNQVKEDCCFVSEDFSRDVEIARKKYPENTIVRDYALPDYTTIRRGYIRPLDSKEECNQQTIRLNIERFSVPEVLFHPSDLGINQMGIPEAIVRVIKSCPEETQPHLFNNILITGGCAAFPGFKTRVYNDVRSMAPYNCKVRVTVPDNPVTYAWHGGVLFSKDPKFYNYAVTKEEYEKEGHAVIFERFDEANLNFA; via the exons ATGATTGACAATGCATACATTTTGGACAATGGAGCGTACTCAGCTAAAGTTGGTCTTTCCTGCCACGAAGAACCAAA aatCATTCCCAACTGCATAATGAAAGCAAAAAGTGAAAGACAGAGGCCATTTATCGGTAATCAAATTGAAGATTGCAGGGATGCTTCAGGTTTATTCTACATATTACCATTTACGAAA GGATATCTGGTCAACTGGGACGTGCAGAAGACAGTGTGGGATTACATTCTAAGCAATGACTGTTGTCCATCCAATTTCAGTGAAAGCCCAGTCATCATCACAGAACCGTATTTCAACTTTAATCCTATCAAGGAAGCCATGAGTGAAATATTCTTCGAAGAGTATGAGTGTCAGTCATTTCTCCGTGTCAACG ctggTGATTTAAGTGTGTATCACTACAATCATGACAATCCTGGTACATTGTGTGTGTTGCTGGTGGAAACTGGCTACAGTTTTACTCACATCGTCCCATATattcaagggaaaaaaataagaaacaaaatCCGCCGTATTGAtgttggaggaaaaatcttgaCCAACCATATAAAGGAAATCATCTCTTACAG ACAGCTCCATGTTATGGATGAAACATATGTGATGAACCAGGTGAAGGAAGATTGCTGCTTTGTATCTGAAGACTTCAGTCGTGATGTGGAAATCGCCAGAAAAAAGTACCCAGAAAATACAATTGTTAGAGATTATGCCTTACCAGATTATACGACTATCAGACGAGGCTACATTCGACCATTAGATTCCAAAGAAGAGTGTAATCAA CAAACCATTCGATTGAACATTGAGCGATTTTCTGTGCCTGAAGTCTTGTTCCACCCGTCGGATTTGGGAATCAATCAAATGGGTATTCCAGAAGCAATTGTCAGAGTTATCAAATCTTGTCCAGAAGAAACTCAGCCCCATCTATTCAACAACATTCTAATAACAGGAGGCTGCGCTGCATTCCCAGGTTTCAAAACAAGAGTCTATAATGATGTTAGGAGCATGGCACCATATAACTGCAAAGTACGAGTGACAGTACCAGACAA CCCAGTGACGTATGCATGGCATGGAGGTGTTTTATTCAGCaaagatccaaaattttacaactATGCTGTTACAAAAGAGGAATATGAGAAAGAAGGACATGCAGTAATTTTTGAGCGGTTTGATGAAGCAAACTTAAATTTCGCATGA